The Hymenobacter baengnokdamensis genome includes a region encoding these proteins:
- a CDS encoding nuclease A inhibitor family protein, with translation MASIFSRIVSGELPAYKVAEDADHLAFLDITPLVEGHTLVIPKKEIDYIFDLSPQELAALHVFAQRVAKGVQAAVPCKRIGVAVIGLEVPHAHIHLIPLNKVADMNFANPKIKVADDRMRALAAAIAAKVDGGSGLGAAATGAAPAADDTTLAQLQRLTQGLNFISESDAPLEPVSYAAPAGNLPVDKLLQVVGEPAGAKVEQVELTEFLRNHTADNGVTGDVAIANRFKALQLYLKQELDGTQVYRVGSGPQVHAYALGRDAAGRLAGFKTVLTET, from the coding sequence ATGGCCTCTATTTTCTCCCGCATCGTTTCGGGCGAGCTGCCCGCCTACAAGGTCGCCGAAGACGCCGACCACCTGGCCTTTCTTGATATCACGCCGCTGGTAGAAGGCCATACGCTGGTGATTCCGAAAAAAGAAATCGACTATATATTCGATTTATCGCCGCAAGAGCTGGCGGCGCTGCACGTATTTGCGCAGCGCGTGGCCAAGGGCGTGCAGGCGGCCGTGCCCTGCAAGCGCATCGGCGTGGCCGTGATTGGGCTGGAAGTGCCGCACGCGCACATTCACCTCATCCCGCTGAACAAGGTGGCGGATATGAACTTCGCCAACCCGAAAATAAAGGTGGCCGACGACCGGATGCGGGCGCTGGCCGCCGCCATTGCGGCTAAGGTGGACGGCGGCAGTGGACTCGGTGCGGCAGCTACCGGGGCGGCACCGGCCGCCGACGATACCACCCTGGCTCAGCTGCAAAGGCTGACGCAGGGCCTTAATTTCATCAGCGAATCGGATGCGCCGCTGGAGCCCGTGAGCTACGCTGCCCCGGCCGGCAACCTGCCCGTCGATAAGCTGCTGCAAGTAGTGGGCGAGCCAGCCGGCGCGAAAGTGGAGCAAGTGGAGCTAACCGAGTTTCTGCGCAACCATACCGCCGACAACGGCGTGACGGGCGATGTAGCTATAGCCAACCGCTTCAAAGCCTTGCAGCTATACCTGAAACAGGAACTGGACGGCACGCAGGTGTACCGGGTCGGCTCCGGACCGCAGGTGCACGCCTACGCGCTGGGCCGCGATGCGGCCGGCCGCCTGGCCGGCTTCAAAACGGTGCTGACGGAAACCTAG
- the greA gene encoding transcription elongation factor GreA, with translation MATINYYTAEGLQKLKDELQDLKVRGRAKAAEDLREARDKGDLSENAEYDAAKDAQGLLELKIAKLEEVLGNARILDETNMDFSKVLIQSKVKLKNLKNNMILDYLLVAEEEANLAAGKISVKSPIGKGLLGKSAGDLAEITVPAGKLQFQILEVGR, from the coding sequence ATGGCTACTATTAATTATTACACCGCCGAGGGCCTGCAAAAGCTGAAAGACGAACTCCAGGACCTCAAAGTCCGGGGCCGGGCCAAGGCCGCCGAAGACCTGCGCGAAGCCCGCGACAAAGGCGACCTGAGCGAAAACGCCGAGTACGACGCCGCCAAAGACGCCCAGGGCCTGCTTGAGTTGAAAATAGCGAAGCTCGAAGAAGTGCTGGGCAATGCCCGCATCCTGGACGAAACCAATATGGATTTCAGCAAGGTGCTCATTCAGAGCAAAGTGAAGCTGAAAAATCTTAAAAATAATATGATACTCGACTACCTGCTGGTAGCCGAGGAAGAGGCCAACCTGGCAGCTGGTAAAATCTCGGTAAAATCGCCTATCGGCAAGGGCCTGCTGGGTAAATCGGCCGGCGACCTGGCCGAAATCACGGTGCCTGCCGGCAAGCTCCAGTTTCAGATTCTGGAAGTGGGGCGCTAG